The Macrobrachium nipponense isolate FS-2020 chromosome 13, ASM1510439v2, whole genome shotgun sequence genome has a window encoding:
- the LOC135225760 gene encoding cytochrome c oxidase subunit 7A2, mitochondrial-like — translation MSLKSVVTGARLCVAPLRQAAAARLSTSARHGVSYSPVPKPLQGKMKLFQTDNGLPVHVRGGPLDKMLYAITAVVCTVGLIECFHVYYVLSYTAKKD, via the exons ATGTCTTTGAAAAGTGTTGTGACTGGTGCTAGGCTGTGTGTCGCGCCATTAAGGCAAGCGGCTGCT GCAAGACTAAGCACCAGTGCCAGGCATGGTGTCAGCTACTCCCCTGTGCCGAAGCCCCTACAGGGGAAAATGAAATTGTTCCAG ACTGACAACGGTCTCCCAGTGCACGTCAGAGGAGGACCTCTTGACAAAATGCTGTACGCAATAACGGCAGTTGTCTGCACTGTTGGATTAATCGAGTGTTTCCACGTCTACTACGTCCTTTCCTACACTGCCAAGAAGGACTAG